The bacterium nucleotide sequence AATCCACTGGTGGCCCAATGGTGCGCGAGGCACGGCCTGGCCGAGGCGTCGGCCGCGCTTGACGCCCAAGGGGTGTGCTGGGGGCGGTATCAGTCGATGTTGGAGATGGTGGCCAACGACCCCCGCTGTTCTACGGAGAATCCGCTATTTGCCGATGTGGAACACCCCGAAACCGGCCAATATCTCACCCCTGGCCCTCCCCTCCGCTTCTCGGACGACAATGTGGCCGATCCCGGCCCCGCCCCCCGCCTCGGCCAACACACCGATGAGGTATTGGCCGATGTCCTCGGCCTGTCAGGCACTGAAATCGCCCGTCTCCACGACAATCAGATCGTGGCCTGACATCTCCTGATGCGGGCGCAGACCGCTACGTTGACGCCATGACCATGGACATCGGATCCGCCGGGGTGTGGACCCGCACCGACAGCTTCTCCACTAGCGAGGCCATCAAGTTCGCCCAGCGGATCGAGGAGTTGGGCTACGGAGCCTTATGGATCCCCGATGCCTTCGGCCGCGATCCATTCGCCCACGCTTCGCTGCTGCTCAACCACACCAGCACCCTGGTGCTGGCCACCGGGGTGGTGAACATTCACCTGCGGGAGGCCCAGGCCACTTCCTGCGCTCAGAAGGAATTGCACGACCAGTCGGGAGGGCGCTTCTTGCTCGGCCTCGGGGTGTCGCACCAAGCTCCGGTGGAGCGGATGCAGGGCAAGCCCTACCCCGCGCCCATCCCGTCGATGCGGGAGTACCTCGACAAGATGGAGAACGCCATGTGGTGGGGGCCGGAGCTCGACGGCGAACCGCCCACGGTGCTGGCCGCCCTCGGACCGCTGATGCTGAAGCTGGCCGCCGAGCGCACCCTCGGCGCCCATCCCTACTTCGCCCCACCGGAGAACTCCCGGCGGTCCCGGGAGATCATGGGGCCCGACGCCTGGATCTGCCCGGAGCAGAAGGTGATGCTGGAAACCGACCCGCAGCGGGCCCGGGAGCGGGCCCGGGCGGCCATGGTCGGGCCACTGCACATGCCCAACTACCGCAACAACCTCATGCGCTGCGGTTTCGAAGAAAGTGCCCTCGACGACGGCGGCGCCGATGAGGTGGTCGACGCGGTGGTGGCCTGGGGTGACGAGCACACCCTGGCGGAGCGGATACACCAGCACCTTGAGGCCGGCGCCACCCACGTGTGCATCCAGCCGCTCGATCCAGCAGACAAGACCCGCCCCAGCCTCGAAACCCTCGAGACTCTCGCCCCCCTTCTGAACGGAGCGTGACCAGCCATGCCCAGTGAATTCCAAGACCGAGTCGCCATAGTCACCGGCGCCGCAGACAGAATCGGCCTGGGATTCGCCCACGCCAGCTACCTGGCCGAGCGGGGGGCCAAGATCGTGCTCAACGACTTCGGCAACGGCACGCTGGGACTGGTTGAGCAGGGCATCAATCCCGACATCGCAGAGGAGGCAGCTCAACGCATCCGGGACGCCGGCGGCGAGGCCATCGCCAACAACGGCGACATCGCCGACCCAGCCACAGCCGAGACGTTGGTGTCCAATGCCCTCGAGGCGTGGGGCCGTATAGACATCCTCATCAACAACGCCGGTTTTGCCAGCGCGTCCTTCTTTCCCGACATCGACGCCGACGACATGTACCGCCACGTGGGAGTGACCCTGTTGGGATGCCTCAACACCGCCAAGGCGGTATGGCCCCACATGGTGGAGCGGGGCTACGGGCGCATCATCAACACCGGCTCTCCAGCCTGCTTCGGCAACCCCACCACCTCCTACGCCGCCACCAAATCGGGGCTGTTCGGCTTTACCCGCACCCAGGCCATCTTCGGCCAAGCCCACAACATCACCGCCAACCTGCTGTTGCCGGCGGCCATCTCCCGTCTGACCGAGGGCCTGCCCGAATCGCCGTTCAAGTCGCACCTGCGGGAGCATTTCGGCGCCGAGAAGGTGGCCCCGGTGGTGGCCCATCTGGTGAGCGATCAGTGCATGGTGAACGGCGAGGCATTCACCGTGGGCGGCGGCCAGTTCGCCCGCATCGTGTACGCCGCCTCCCCCGCCCAAGAGATCGACTTGACTATGGAGTCGGTGGCCCAGGGCATGGCCAACGCCATGGACACCTCCGACTGGACTCCCCAGGGTTCCACCGCCGAGAGCTTGGTCCACCTGGGCATGCCCCCCGAACTGGAGCAGATGTAAGGATTACCGCTATGGCTCTGGTGACGGAAAAAGAGATCGAGGGCTTCTGGCGCGACGGTGTGGTGGTTGTCAGAGGAGTGCTCTCTGATGACACCTTGGCCTCGATGACCAGGCCGGTGGAACGAGCTCTGGGATCCGAGGCGATGAACAACATGACCGAGATGGGTGCCATGGTGGTTCCGCCCAGCGGGGGAACGGTGCTCAACGACCCCGACGCGGCCAAGAGGGGCGCCCCTCGGGGCCAATTCCACGGCGGCACCGACCACTGGTGGGACGATGCCGACTTTGAGGCATTCGCCACCCGATCCCCCCTGCCCCAGTTGGCTGCTGAATTGATGAAGAGCCAAGAGCTGTGGTTCTACGAGGACAGCGTGCTGGTGAAGGAGCCCCATACCGAGGAACCCACCTCAATCCACCAAGACATGGCCTACTTCCAGTTGGAGGGCGACAAGGTGTGTACCACTTGGTGCCCGCTCGACCCCATCAGCAAAGAGACCGGAGCCACCGTCTATGTGAAGGGCTCACACCGCTGGGAGCGGAACTTCCGACCCAATTGGTTCGTAAGCCAGCTCTCCATGCCCAACACCGACGGCGAGGAAGTCCCCCATTACGACCGGGACGACGCCGAGCACCTGCTCTGTTTCGACATGGAGCCCGGAGACGTGGCCGTCCACCACGCCATGACCCTTCACGGCGCCCACGCCAACGTCACCGACCAGTGGCGCCGGGCCATCTCGGTTCGCTATTGCGGCGACGGCACCGTCTACCGCTTCAAGCGAGGCA carries:
- a CDS encoding phytanoyl-CoA dioxygenase family protein, translating into MALVTEKEIEGFWRDGVVVVRGVLSDDTLASMTRPVERALGSEAMNNMTEMGAMVVPPSGGTVLNDPDAAKRGAPRGQFHGGTDHWWDDADFEAFATRSPLPQLAAELMKSQELWFYEDSVLVKEPHTEEPTSIHQDMAYFQLEGDKVCTTWCPLDPISKETGATVYVKGSHRWERNFRPNWFVSQLSMPNTDGEEVPHYDRDDAEHLLCFDMEPGDVAVHHAMTLHGAHANVTDQWRRAISVRYCGDGTVYRFKRGTPLKPHHSEVTEGEPVDHPRCPQVWPR
- a CDS encoding TIGR03620 family F420-dependent LLM class oxidoreductase, producing MTMDIGSAGVWTRTDSFSTSEAIKFAQRIEELGYGALWIPDAFGRDPFAHASLLLNHTSTLVLATGVVNIHLREAQATSCAQKELHDQSGGRFLLGLGVSHQAPVERMQGKPYPAPIPSMREYLDKMENAMWWGPELDGEPPTVLAALGPLMLKLAAERTLGAHPYFAPPENSRRSREIMGPDAWICPEQKVMLETDPQRARERARAAMVGPLHMPNYRNNLMRCGFEESALDDGGADEVVDAVVAWGDEHTLAERIHQHLEAGATHVCIQPLDPADKTRPSLETLETLAPLLNGA
- a CDS encoding SDR family NAD(P)-dependent oxidoreductase, whose amino-acid sequence is MPSEFQDRVAIVTGAADRIGLGFAHASYLAERGAKIVLNDFGNGTLGLVEQGINPDIAEEAAQRIRDAGGEAIANNGDIADPATAETLVSNALEAWGRIDILINNAGFASASFFPDIDADDMYRHVGVTLLGCLNTAKAVWPHMVERGYGRIINTGSPACFGNPTTSYAATKSGLFGFTRTQAIFGQAHNITANLLLPAAISRLTEGLPESPFKSHLREHFGAEKVAPVVAHLVSDQCMVNGEAFTVGGGQFARIVYAASPAQEIDLTMESVAQGMANAMDTSDWTPQGSTAESLVHLGMPPELEQM